Proteins encoded together in one Leucoraja erinacea ecotype New England chromosome 30, Leri_hhj_1, whole genome shotgun sequence window:
- the kiaa2013 gene encoding uncharacterized protein KIAA2013 homolog — MWLQQRLKGLPMLLSSSWARRMLACLGILLIFYWYLSSEGGFRLFPGAADPRTVTDGCLQVETQRWKSAIDHGNALMSHIDGGSLGQLSGPAVVGNGHLVVDAFSNQLWVASSPASGLAAVHLTDYIPLVSLTPLGIRSASRAALIHFQEGVVSLLQCIQVGSSHTTHECVTLREDVIVHRSRPHLILQRIHISNPTDRVTVFEVNKSPVIGNKFSSSLEKQNNQEFFLLAGRALTEERETILVVVATEKVATRLQVAAKSEFTEHVVSVVYTLVLKDLTDVEESFSKLRKAAKAEMSELLKLGAEELYQEHRKVWGDLINSGVEMKKIMDAHTPSSVIVNKTLFYVLSTSPAPLLDPQNGAEEREKLEASLNYADHCFTGHATMHAENLWPARIADVAHLLQLSNLWRLTLQKRGCKTLVGAGAHGMMQGMVMSFGGLQFTENHLQFQADPSVLHNSYLLRGIHYNKDLINLAVLLDGDEKPFLHVSVKPQEKQVKLYGCEAGCMNDPVELTAELKGHTFPVMVTRPITPLLYISTDLTHLQALRHTLHLKAILAHEDHMAEQYPGLPFLFWFSVASLITLFHLFLFKLIYNEYCGPGAKPIFRSKV, encoded by the exons ATGTGGTTGCAGCAGCGATTGAAGGGGTTACCCATGTTACTCTCCAGTAGCTGGGCGAGGAGAATGCTGGCATGCCTTGGGATTCTGCTCATCTTTTACTGGTACCTGAGCTCGGAAGGTGGATTCAGGCTGTTCCCCGGTGCAGCAGATCCCAGGACGGTCACAGACGGTTGTCTTCAGGTAGAAACCCAGCGGTGGAAGTCAGCCATAGACCATGGCAATGCCTTGATGAGTCACATCGACGGAGGTAGTCTGGGGCAGTTATCTGGCCCAGCTGTGGTTGGCAATGGTCATTTGGTCGTGGATGCTTTCTCTAATCAGCTTTGGGTGGCATCATCTCCTGCCTCGGGCCTTGCAGCCGTCCACCTGACAGACTATATACCGCTGGTATCTCTGACGCCACTTGGTATCCGCTCAGCATCCAGAGCTGCACTCATCCACTTCCAGGAGGGAGTGGTGAGCTTGCTGCAGTGCATCCAGGTCGGATCATCGCACACGACCCACGAGTGCGTCACTCTCCGTGAAGATGTGATTGTGCATCGGAGCCGTCCCCATCTGATACTACAGAGGATTCACATCTCCAACCCCACAGACCGAGTGACTGTCTTCGAAGTCAACAAGTCGCCCGTCATAGGAAACAAATTCTCCTCCAGCCTGGAGAAACAAAACAACCAGGAGTTCTTCCTCTTAGCAGGGAGGGCACTGACTGAGGAAAGGGAGACCATCTTGGTGGTGGTAGCCACAGAGAAAGTGGCCACCAGGCTGCAGGTGGCTGCAAAGTCTGAATTCACAGAGCATGTGGTTTCGGTGGTTTATACACTTGTGCTGAAGGACTTGACAGATGTGGAGGAATCATTCAGTAAACTGAGGAAAGCAGCAAAAGCAGAAATGTCTGAGCTGCTGAAATTGGGAGCAGAAGAACTCTACCAAGAGCATCGGAAGGTGTGGGGCGATTTAATAAACTCAG GAGTGGAGATGAAGAAGATTATGGATGCTCACACGCCCTCCAGCGTGATCGTCAACAAGACTCTCTTCTACGTCCTCTCCACGTCGCCTGCTCCTCTGCTGGACCCGCAGAACGGCGCGGAGGAGCGGGAGAAGCTGGAGGCCAGCCTGAACTACGCCGACCACTGCTTCACCGGCCACGCCACCATGCACGCGGAGAACCTGTGGCCGGCGCGCATTGCCGACGTGGCCCACCTGCTGCAGCTGTCCAATCTGTGGCGGCTGACCCTGCAGAAGCGAGGCTGCAAGACCCTGGTGGGAGCCGGGGCCCACGGCATGATGCAGGGCATGGTGATGAGCTTCGGGGGCCTCCAGTTCACCGAGAACCACCTGCAGTTCCAGGCCGACCCCTCCGTCTTGCACAACAGCTACCTACTGCGGGGGATTCATTACAACAAGGATCTGATCAACCTGGCAGTCTTGCTGGATGGCGACGAGAAGCCTTTCCTCCACGTCTCGGTCAAGCCTCAGGAGAAGCAGGTCAAGCTCTACGGCTGCGAGGCGGGCTGCATGAACGACCCTGTGGAGCTGACCGCCGAACTCAAGGGGCACACCTTCCCCGTCATGGTCACTCGGCCCATCACACCCCTGCTGTACATCTCCACGGACTTAACTCACCTGCAGGCCCTGAGGCACACACTGCACCTGAAGGCCATCCTCGCCCACGAGGACCACATGGCTGAACAGTACCCCggcctccccttcctcttctggTTCAGCGTGGCATCGCTCATCACCTTATTCCACCTCTTCCTCTTCAAGCTCATCTACAATGAGTACTGTGGCCCGGGAGCCAAGCCGATATTCAGGAGCAAGGTATAA
- the plod1a gene encoding procollagen-lysine,2-oxoglutarate 5-dioxygenase 1 isoform X2 — translation MDHRVCWPILSLVLLSQLPGCEGESRGRTIPKENLLVFTVATKETDGFKRFIRSANFFNYTVKVLGMDEDWTGGDVAQTAGGGQKVRILKEAMKPYASAKDLVILFVDSYDVIFASGPEELLKKFQQTKHSVVFSAEVFIWPNRHLEVKYPHVRDGKRFLNSGGFIGFAPNVYLLMEPWDLQDKDDDQLFYTNIYLDAEKRANLNITLDHKCRIFQNLNGALDEVVLKFEEARVRARNLAYDTLPVIIHGNGPTKMQLNYLGNYIPKVWTFETGCTECEKDTISLPEKDNKFPTVLVGIFIEQLTPFVENFFERLVNLDYPKEQLQIFIHNTQTDHEQDVRKFVEQHGDKYQNVKVIGPEEEMLNPDARNMGLDMCRQDVACDYYFNVDIEVVLQNRDALKLLIDQNRSILAPLVGRRKKLWSNFWGAMSVDGYYARSEDYVDIVDRRRTGVWNVPYISSVYLIHGSLLRSDLTKRDLYHSNKLDADMAFCQNVREQGIFMYVTNRHVFGHILSVENCHTGNLHNDLWQIDENQKDWEEKYIHPNWSRIIEDKILLQPCPDVYWFPVFTERGCDDIVEEMEHFGQWSSGGNQDMRIQGGYENVPTIDIHMNQVGYEKQWQKFLKEYIAPLTEKIYPGYYTKAYSFLNFVVRYKPEEQPSLEPHHDASTFTLNVALNKAGVDYEGGGCRFIRYNCSVQAPRKGWALLHPGRLTHYHEGLPTTSGTRYIVVSFVDP, via the exons ATGGATCACAGAGTCTGTTGGCCGATTCTGAGCCTGGTTTTACTCTCCCAACTCCCCGGTTGCGAGGGTGAAAGCAGAGGAAGGACGATCCCTAAAG AAAATCTCTTGGTTTTCACTGTTGCCACGAAAGAAACCGATGGATTCAAACGTTTTATTAGATCTGCAAACTTCTTCAATTACACGGTTAAG GTGCTGGGTATGGACGAAGACTGGACTGGTGGAGATGTGGCTCAAACTGCAGGAGGGGGGCAGAAAGTTCGGATCCTGAAGGAAGCCATGAAACCGTACGCCAGTGCAAAGGACCTTGTCATTCTGTTTGTGGACAG CTATGATGTGATATTTGCTTCGGGACCTGAAGAATTACTAAAGAAGTTTCAGCAGACTAAGCACAGCGTGGTCTTTTCTGCCGAAGTCTTTATCTGGCCCAACCGGCACCTTGAGGTCAAGTATCCCCACGTTCGCGACGGGAAGCGATTCCTCAATTCTGGAG GTTTTATTGGCTTTGCTCCTAATGTTTACCTACTGATGGAGCCCTGGGATCTGCAGGATAAAGATGATGATCAGCTCTTCTACACAAACATCTACCTGGATGCAGAGAAGAGG GCAAATTTGAATATTACCCTGGACCACAAGTGTCGGATCTTCCAGAATCTGAATGGAGCTTTGG ATGAAGTGGTTTTGAAATTTGAGGAAGCGCGAGTGAGGGCCCGGAACCTGGCCTACGATACGCTGCCGGTCATCATCCATGGCAACGGACCCACCAAG ATGCAGCTCAACTATTTGGGAAactacattccaaaggtgtggacCTTTGAAACTGGCTGCACAGAGTGTGAAAAAGACACCATAAGTTTGCCAGAAAAG GACAACAAATTTCCAACTGTCCTCGTTGGTATCTTTATCGAGCAGCTGACGCCTTTTGTCGAGAACTTCTTTGAACGTTTAGTGAATTTGGATTACCCAAAGGAACAACTCCAAATCTTCATCCACAACACA CAAACAGACCACGAGCAGGATGTGAGGAAGTTCGTTGAGCAACACGGCGACAAGTACCAGAACGTGAAAGTGATCGGTCCAGAGGAGGAGATGCTCAACCCAGATGCTCGCAACATGGGACT gGACATGTGCCGCCAGGATGTGGCCTGTGATTATTACTTCAATGTTGATATTGAAGTTGTGCTTCAGAATCGTGACGCCCTCAAGCTCCTTATTGATCAGAACAG ATCGATACTGGCTCCACTGGTTGGTCGCCGCAAGAAGTTGTGGTCAAACTTCTGGGGGGCGATGAGTGTCGATGGATATTACGCCCGGTCAGAAGATTATGTGGATATTGTTGATCGACGCAGAAC AGGTGTGTGGAATGTCCCGTATATCTCCAGTGTGTACCTGATCCACGGCTCCTTGCTGCGGTCAGACCTGACTAAGAGAGATCTCTACCACAGCAACAAGCTGGACGCAGACATGGCCTTCTGCCAGAACGTCAGAGAGCAG GGAATCTTCATGTACGTCACCAACAGGCACGTGTTTGGACACATTCTCTCTGTAGAAAACTGTCACACTGGTAACCTTCACAATGACCTCTGGCAGATTGATGAAAACCAaaag GATTGGGAGGAGAAGTACATTCATCCAAACTGGAGCAGAATAATTGAAGATAAAATCCTTTTGCAG cCATGCCCAGATGTTTACTGGTTCCCTGTTTTTACTGAGCGAGGCTGCGATGACATTGTTGAGGAAATGGAACATTTTGGCCAGTGGTCAAGTGGAGGCAATCAG GACATGCGTATTCAGGGTGGATATGAGAACGTGCCGACAATCGACATCCACATGAATCAGGTCGGATATGAGAAACAATGGCAGAAGTTTCTAAAGGAATACATTGCACCTTTAACGGAGAAAATCTACCCAGGTTACTACACCAAG GCCTACTCGTTTCTGAACTTTGTAGTGAGATACAAACCTGAGGAGCAGCCCTCGCTTGAACCCCACCACGATGCCTCAACTTTCACTCTTAACGTAGCTCTAAACAAAGCAGGAGTTGATTATGAG GGTGGTGGCTGCAGGTTCATCAGGTATAACTGTTCCGTTCAAGCTCCTCGGAAGGGCTGGGCCCTCCTGCACCCAGGACGACTGACTCATTACCATGAGGGTCTTCCAACCACCAGCGGAACTCGATATATCGTTGTCTCTTTCGTTGACCCTTAA
- the plod1a gene encoding procollagen-lysine,2-oxoglutarate 5-dioxygenase 1 isoform X1, which produces MDHRVCWPILSLVLLSQLPGCEGESRGRTIPKENLLVFTVATKETDGFKRFIRSANFFNYTVKVLGMDEDWTGGDVAQTAGGGQKVRILKEAMKPYASAKDLVILFVDSYDVIFASGPEELLKKFQQTKHSVVFSAEVFIWPNRHLEVKYPHVRDGKRFLNSGGFIGFAPNVYLLMEPWDLQDKDDDQLFYTNIYLDAEKRANLNITLDHKCRIFQNLNGALDEVVLKFEEARVRARNLAYDTLPVIIHGNGPTKMQLNYLGNYIPKVWTFETGCTECEKDTISLPEKDNKFPTVLVGIFIEQLTPFVENFFERLVNLDYPKEQLQIFIHNTQTDHEQDVRKFVEQHGDKYQNVKVIGPEEEMLNPDARNMGLDMCRQDVACDYYFNVDIEVVLQNRDALKLLIDQNRSILAPLVGRRKKLWSNFWGAMSVDGYYARSEDYVDIVDRRRTGVWNVPYISSVYLIHGSLLRSDLTKRDLYHSNKLDADMAFCQNVREQGIFMYVTNRHVFGHILSVENCHTGNLHNDLWQIDENQKDWEEKYIHPNWSRIIEDKILLQPCPDVYWFPVFTERGCDDIVEEMEHFGQWSSGGNQDMRIQGGYENVPTIDIHMNQVGYEKQWQKFLKEYIAPLTEKIYPGYYTKALFDLAFIVRYKPDEQPSLMPHHDASTFTVNIALNKVGVDYQGGGCRFIRYNCSVQAPRKGWALLHPGRLTHYHEGLPTTSGTRYIVVSFVDP; this is translated from the exons ATGGATCACAGAGTCTGTTGGCCGATTCTGAGCCTGGTTTTACTCTCCCAACTCCCCGGTTGCGAGGGTGAAAGCAGAGGAAGGACGATCCCTAAAG AAAATCTCTTGGTTTTCACTGTTGCCACGAAAGAAACCGATGGATTCAAACGTTTTATTAGATCTGCAAACTTCTTCAATTACACGGTTAAG GTGCTGGGTATGGACGAAGACTGGACTGGTGGAGATGTGGCTCAAACTGCAGGAGGGGGGCAGAAAGTTCGGATCCTGAAGGAAGCCATGAAACCGTACGCCAGTGCAAAGGACCTTGTCATTCTGTTTGTGGACAG CTATGATGTGATATTTGCTTCGGGACCTGAAGAATTACTAAAGAAGTTTCAGCAGACTAAGCACAGCGTGGTCTTTTCTGCCGAAGTCTTTATCTGGCCCAACCGGCACCTTGAGGTCAAGTATCCCCACGTTCGCGACGGGAAGCGATTCCTCAATTCTGGAG GTTTTATTGGCTTTGCTCCTAATGTTTACCTACTGATGGAGCCCTGGGATCTGCAGGATAAAGATGATGATCAGCTCTTCTACACAAACATCTACCTGGATGCAGAGAAGAGG GCAAATTTGAATATTACCCTGGACCACAAGTGTCGGATCTTCCAGAATCTGAATGGAGCTTTGG ATGAAGTGGTTTTGAAATTTGAGGAAGCGCGAGTGAGGGCCCGGAACCTGGCCTACGATACGCTGCCGGTCATCATCCATGGCAACGGACCCACCAAG ATGCAGCTCAACTATTTGGGAAactacattccaaaggtgtggacCTTTGAAACTGGCTGCACAGAGTGTGAAAAAGACACCATAAGTTTGCCAGAAAAG GACAACAAATTTCCAACTGTCCTCGTTGGTATCTTTATCGAGCAGCTGACGCCTTTTGTCGAGAACTTCTTTGAACGTTTAGTGAATTTGGATTACCCAAAGGAACAACTCCAAATCTTCATCCACAACACA CAAACAGACCACGAGCAGGATGTGAGGAAGTTCGTTGAGCAACACGGCGACAAGTACCAGAACGTGAAAGTGATCGGTCCAGAGGAGGAGATGCTCAACCCAGATGCTCGCAACATGGGACT gGACATGTGCCGCCAGGATGTGGCCTGTGATTATTACTTCAATGTTGATATTGAAGTTGTGCTTCAGAATCGTGACGCCCTCAAGCTCCTTATTGATCAGAACAG ATCGATACTGGCTCCACTGGTTGGTCGCCGCAAGAAGTTGTGGTCAAACTTCTGGGGGGCGATGAGTGTCGATGGATATTACGCCCGGTCAGAAGATTATGTGGATATTGTTGATCGACGCAGAAC AGGTGTGTGGAATGTCCCGTATATCTCCAGTGTGTACCTGATCCACGGCTCCTTGCTGCGGTCAGACCTGACTAAGAGAGATCTCTACCACAGCAACAAGCTGGACGCAGACATGGCCTTCTGCCAGAACGTCAGAGAGCAG GGAATCTTCATGTACGTCACCAACAGGCACGTGTTTGGACACATTCTCTCTGTAGAAAACTGTCACACTGGTAACCTTCACAATGACCTCTGGCAGATTGATGAAAACCAaaag GATTGGGAGGAGAAGTACATTCATCCAAACTGGAGCAGAATAATTGAAGATAAAATCCTTTTGCAG cCATGCCCAGATGTTTACTGGTTCCCTGTTTTTACTGAGCGAGGCTGCGATGACATTGTTGAGGAAATGGAACATTTTGGCCAGTGGTCAAGTGGAGGCAATCAG GACATGCGTATTCAGGGTGGATATGAGAACGTGCCGACAATCGACATCCACATGAATCAGGTCGGATATGAGAAACAATGGCAGAAGTTTCTAAAGGAATACATTGCACCTTTAACGGAGAAAATCTACCCAGGTTACTACACCAAG GCATTGTTTGACCTGGCCTTTATAGTTAGATATAAACCAGATGAACAGCCATCTTTAATGCCACATCATGATGCTTCCACTTTTACTGTAAACATTGCACTCAACAAGGTTGGAGTTGACTATCAG GGTGGTGGCTGCAGGTTCATCAGGTATAACTGTTCCGTTCAAGCTCCTCGGAAGGGCTGGGCCCTCCTGCACCCAGGACGACTGACTCATTACCATGAGGGTCTTCCAACCACCAGCGGAACTCGATATATCGTTGTCTCTTTCGTTGACCCTTAA